The following are from one region of the Eubacterium sp. MSJ-33 genome:
- the atpC gene encoding ATP synthase F1 subunit epsilon, whose amino-acid sequence MAENKMMVRVIAPERVFYEGEASFLEFNTIEGIIGLYPKHIPMTVVVAPGVLKIREDGGDKEAALHSGFAEILGDSVTILAESVEWPDEIDIRRAEEAKIRAERRIHDNSQDIDRAELALKRALLRLEMTKKV is encoded by the coding sequence ATGGCAGAAAATAAAATGATGGTTCGCGTGATCGCACCGGAACGGGTATTCTATGAAGGAGAAGCTTCTTTCCTTGAGTTTAATACGATTGAGGGCATCATCGGACTGTACCCAAAACATATACCTATGACTGTGGTTGTTGCACCGGGTGTCTTGAAGATTCGGGAAGATGGTGGAGACAAGGAAGCGGCATTGCATTCCGGTTTTGCGGAGATTCTTGGCGATTCTGTCACAATTCTGGCAGAGTCAGTCGAATGGCCGGATGAAATTGATATCCGTCGTGCTGAGGAAGCAAAGATTCGTGCGGAGCGCCGTATCCATGACAACTCACAGGATATTGACCGGGCGGAACTTGCACTGAAGCGTGCATTGCTTCGTTTGGAGATGACAAAGAAAGTTTAA
- a CDS encoding DUF3137 domain-containing protein, producing MSEKTDEGQNRNELEAKLKSKQRTYKILTKLCWVFLPMLAAPFIPAFCGAEDSTWTYRLTGIAVVSIMIGFVIALIAANIEKQMKELIGQCAVRGVLEEQMQVLEYMPTGHTNEDFLKNCRLLPEYNEVTGSDYFHAIYRGVEITYCDLCLRWRSDNMDPDRPGSSSAVTRFQGPFVTIVLPHNIDGVVHVIERKGRKKPAEAIRLGNTDFDRRFTTLATDEQLAGSILPPDAILSILQLPKDTYLEFAGNQLVSAIYNDEDLFEMKDINVNDGLDEYREKCRKELAELLQIFDNLIYVASR from the coding sequence ATGAGCGAAAAGACGGATGAAGGTCAAAACAGGAATGAATTGGAAGCAAAGCTCAAATCCAAACAACGAACGTACAAGATATTGACAAAGCTTTGTTGGGTTTTCCTGCCTATGCTGGCAGCACCGTTTATTCCTGCATTCTGCGGGGCGGAAGACTCGACGTGGACCTATCGGCTGACTGGAATTGCGGTTGTTTCCATTATGATTGGATTTGTCATAGCATTAATTGCTGCAAATATAGAGAAACAGATGAAGGAACTGATTGGACAGTGTGCCGTGCGGGGCGTGTTGGAAGAACAGATGCAGGTACTGGAATATATGCCGACCGGGCATACAAATGAAGATTTCCTGAAAAACTGCAGACTCCTGCCGGAATATAATGAAGTGACCGGTTCCGATTACTTCCATGCGATCTACAGAGGTGTAGAGATCACGTACTGCGATCTTTGCCTGAGGTGGCGAAGCGACAACATGGATCCGGACAGACCGGGATCATCTTCTGCAGTGACGCGATTCCAGGGACCATTTGTGACCATAGTCCTTCCACATAATATAGACGGTGTCGTCCATGTCATTGAGCGGAAAGGCAGGAAGAAACCGGCAGAAGCAATCCGGCTTGGAAATACAGATTTTGACCGGAGATTTACGACTTTGGCAACCGACGAACAGCTTGCAGGAAGCATATTGCCACCGGATGCAATCCTCAGCATACTGCAGCTTCCGAAAGATACCTATCTGGAATTCGCGGGAAATCAGCTCGTTTCTGCAATATACAATGATGAGGACTTGTTCGAAATGAAAGATATCAATGTAAACGATGGCTTGGACGAATACAGGGAGAAATGCCGCAAAGAACTCGCAGAACTGCTGCAGATATTCGATAATCTCATATATGTAGCCAGCAGGTAG
- a CDS encoding LytR/AlgR family response regulator transcription factor: MIAICDDEPEQLEQMRCICRDVMHLPDDMVAVYRSGIAMDEALRSGKLDGDGARLVAFLDIEMDGLDGVQLGRNLHELMPDSVVVFITAHPEYAIRGYEARAFRYLLKPLTHDSVEKVMGEIRREFNANKSVMLKLPGAEGSICLDDIVYISAEDKYAIIYTVDRHITARESLGELERELEEYGFFRIHRKYLVNMRYHRELCRGKLILGDGNALPVSRRRENMYRDKIMEKMEKELNG, translated from the coding sequence ATGATAGCGATATGCGATGACGAGCCAGAGCAGCTTGAACAGATGAGATGCATCTGCCGCGACGTGATGCATCTGCCGGATGATATGGTGGCAGTGTACAGGTCGGGGATAGCGATGGACGAGGCACTCAGGTCGGGAAAGCTGGATGGCGATGGTGCAAGGCTGGTGGCATTTCTGGACATAGAGATGGATGGACTTGATGGCGTGCAGTTGGGACGAAATCTTCATGAGCTGATGCCTGACAGCGTTGTTGTATTTATAACAGCACATCCGGAGTATGCAATCAGGGGATATGAGGCGAGAGCGTTCCGCTATCTGTTAAAGCCATTGACACATGACTCAGTAGAAAAGGTTATGGGCGAGATACGGAGGGAATTCAATGCAAACAAGAGTGTAATGCTGAAGCTCCCAGGTGCTGAAGGGTCGATATGTCTGGATGATATTGTGTATATATCGGCAGAGGATAAATATGCGATCATATATACTGTGGATAGACATATCACAGCGAGAGAAAGTCTGGGAGAACTGGAGAGAGAGCTTGAAGAATATGGCTTTTTCAGAATACATAGAAAATATCTTGTGAATATGAGATATCACAGGGAGCTTTGCAGAGGAAAGCTGATTCTCGGAGATGGAAATGCGCTGCCGGTCAGCAGACGGCGGGAGAATATGTACAGAGATAAAATAATGGAGAAAATGGAGAAAGAGCTGAATGGGTGA
- the atpG gene encoding ATP synthase F1 subunit gamma, which yields MRDIKRRKESVQSTQQITKAMKLVSTVKLQKARGRAESNKPYFNMLYDTICSILAMTKEPNHKFLKENGSDKKAVIAITSNRGLAGGYNNNVVKEIVAAGFSKEDTYIYGIGKKGIEGLTRKGYSIYQDESEIINAPLFDDATELTKQLLTQYSKGEIGEVYIAYTNFKNTVTQEAKLMKLLPIREEDFTPEQPISDDKLLMNFEPSEEEVLDQIVPKYMSNIIYGALLEAVASENGARMQAMDSATSNAEDMIGSLSLKYNRARQSAITQELTEIIAGADAIS from the coding sequence ATGAGAGACATTAAGCGACGCAAAGAAAGCGTCCAGAGCACGCAGCAGATCACCAAGGCAATGAAGCTTGTCTCTACAGTTAAGCTTCAGAAAGCCCGCGGGAGAGCTGAGAGCAACAAACCATATTTTAATATGCTCTATGATACGATATGTTCCATCCTTGCAATGACGAAAGAACCAAACCATAAATTCCTGAAGGAAAACGGCAGTGACAAGAAGGCAGTTATCGCGATCACATCGAACCGTGGACTTGCCGGTGGTTACAACAACAATGTTGTAAAGGAGATTGTTGCAGCCGGATTTTCGAAGGAGGATACCTATATCTATGGTATCGGAAAAAAAGGTATTGAGGGCTTGACCAGAAAAGGTTACAGCATATATCAGGATGAATCAGAGATTATCAATGCACCATTGTTTGACGATGCGACCGAGCTTACGAAGCAGCTTTTGACGCAGTATTCCAAGGGCGAGATCGGTGAGGTGTATATCGCATATACGAATTTCAAGAATACCGTGACACAGGAAGCAAAGCTTATGAAGCTGCTTCCGATCCGGGAGGAAGATTTCACACCGGAGCAGCCAATCAGTGACGATAAGTTGCTGATGAACTTCGAGCCGTCGGAGGAGGAAGTCTTAGACCAGATCGTGCCGAAATATATGTCCAACATTATTTATGGTGCACTGTTAGAGGCGGTAGCCAGTGAGAATGGTGCGAGAATGCAGGCGATGGATTCCGCGACAAGCAATGCGGAGGATATGATCGGAAGCCTGTCACTCAAGTACAATAGAGCAAGACAGAGTGCAATCACGCAGGAGCTTACGGAGATTATTGCCGGAGCTGATGCAATAAGTTAA
- a CDS encoding sensor histidine kinase, whose product MGDFGIQICIVLINGLEIFSMVLIMQLFFGVKPLKRLRYYPVLFGGICAYDAVVTLVCKEQDMLQMLLLFGFLIVYGAVRVDKHRVRAGFEGILSCLLYVMYGFLTQMTGTMLGLDGYNIRLGEESQSVFEFAMDIVILVVLCLANRKVMTKHIDVRLTAGEEILLLAISLFSPVFCAGLDRIYHNVDGIKYSIAWVLFAIGVNAAVYAWIIHRKLTRHYKSVSENYRQSFDAEYQYFKDYKEKQSDAVRLRHDLKNHMLTIQGLMDRGEYDKAKKYFQEMTESGGIDTGWIATGNEIVDILLNAKRSVMDENNIQMDVSGAFGRLSQMDNSDCSVLIANLIDNAIEANAACRKDRYIKVRASENPGSLMLLVENPMSGEIRCDGDQLISTKTDSNTEHGIGTVNIKRVVEKYHGECQMKSGDGIFVVKVILPFVANNDRLSQ is encoded by the coding sequence ATGGGTGATTTTGGAATTCAGATATGTATAGTGCTGATAAATGGATTGGAGATATTTTCCATGGTGCTTATAATGCAGCTTTTCTTTGGTGTAAAGCCGCTGAAAAGACTGCGGTATTATCCGGTTTTATTTGGAGGAATATGCGCATATGACGCAGTGGTTACATTGGTATGTAAAGAGCAGGACATGTTACAGATGCTCCTGCTTTTTGGGTTTCTGATCGTGTATGGTGCTGTCCGGGTTGATAAGCACCGTGTGCGTGCAGGATTTGAGGGCATATTGTCGTGCCTGCTCTATGTTATGTATGGTTTTCTGACCCAGATGACAGGCACCATGCTTGGTCTTGACGGGTACAACATTAGGCTTGGCGAGGAGAGCCAGTCTGTGTTCGAATTCGCAATGGACATAGTTATACTGGTGGTGTTATGTCTTGCGAACAGAAAGGTTATGACAAAGCATATTGACGTAAGGCTGACGGCAGGGGAGGAGATACTTCTTCTTGCGATAAGCCTGTTTTCTCCCGTGTTCTGCGCAGGGCTGGACAGAATCTATCACAACGTGGATGGTATCAAATATTCAATCGCCTGGGTGCTGTTCGCAATCGGGGTAAATGCTGCTGTGTATGCATGGATAATCCATAGGAAGCTGACCAGACATTATAAGTCGGTTTCGGAAAATTACAGGCAGAGCTTTGATGCCGAGTATCAGTATTTTAAGGATTATAAAGAAAAGCAGTCGGATGCAGTGCGACTCAGACATGATCTGAAGAATCATATGCTGACTATCCAGGGGCTCATGGATCGCGGAGAATATGACAAGGCAAAGAAGTATTTTCAGGAGATGACGGAGAGCGGAGGAATAGATACCGGCTGGATAGCCACCGGAAACGAGATTGTGGACATATTGCTAAATGCCAAAAGATCGGTCATGGATGAAAATAATATACAGATGGACGTGAGCGGCGCATTTGGCAGGTTGTCACAGATGGACAACTCTGACTGCAGTGTGTTAATAGCGAATCTCATTGACAATGCAATAGAGGCAAATGCAGCATGCCGGAAAGACCGGTATATAAAGGTTCGTGCGTCTGAAAATCCGGGCTCACTGATGCTTCTTGTGGAAAATCCTATGTCGGGTGAAATCAGGTGCGATGGAGACCAGTTGATATCAACCAAGACTGACAGTAATACGGAGCATGGAATCGGCACAGTGAATATTAAGCGGGTTGTAGAAAAATATCATGGCGAATGTCAGATGAAATCAGGTGACGGCATATTTGTCGTGAAAGTAATACTGCCGTTTGTCGCAAATAATGACCGTTTGTCGCAATAG
- the atpD gene encoding F0F1 ATP synthase subunit beta, producing MADTNVGKVTQIVGAVIDAKFTEGKLPEIHDAITIATKSGDTLYAEVSQHLGDDTVRCIAMGPTDGLVRGMEAVGTGAPITVPVGEATLGRMFNVLGQPIDNKPAPKVDTYLPIHRKAPEFSEQSTETEILETGIKVVDLLCPYQKGGKIGLFGGAGVGKTVLIQELITNIATEHGGYSVFTGVGERTREGNDLYYEMIESGVIEKTTMVFGQMNEPPGARMRVGLTGLTMAEYFRDQVGKDVLLFIDNIFRFTQAGSEVSALLGRVPSAVGYQPTLQTEMGALQERITSTKNGSITSVQAVYVPADDLTDPAPATTFAHLDATTVLSRSIVELGIYPAVDPLESTSRILDPRVVGEEHYKVARGVQEILQKYKELQDIIAILGMDELSEEDKIVVARARKVQKFLSQPFHVAEQFTGLPGKYVPLSDTIQSFKEILEGKHDDIPESYFLNAGSIDDVLAKCKK from the coding sequence ATGGCAGATACAAATGTAGGTAAGGTTACCCAGATTGTCGGTGCCGTTATCGATGCGAAGTTTACCGAAGGTAAACTGCCTGAGATTCATGATGCGATAACGATTGCCACAAAGAGCGGTGACACACTGTACGCCGAAGTATCCCAGCACTTAGGGGATGACACCGTTCGCTGTATCGCGATGGGACCGACAGATGGTCTTGTACGTGGTATGGAAGCGGTTGGTACCGGCGCGCCGATTACTGTACCTGTCGGTGAAGCAACACTGGGACGTATGTTCAACGTGTTGGGACAGCCGATTGACAATAAACCGGCTCCAAAGGTAGACACTTACCTTCCAATCCATAGAAAAGCACCGGAGTTTTCAGAGCAGTCAACCGAGACAGAGATTCTGGAAACCGGTATTAAGGTCGTTGACTTGCTTTGCCCTTATCAAAAGGGTGGTAAGATCGGTCTGTTCGGTGGTGCCGGTGTTGGTAAGACAGTATTGATTCAGGAGCTTATCACAAATATCGCGACAGAGCACGGTGGATATTCTGTATTTACCGGTGTTGGTGAGCGAACAAGAGAAGGAAATGACCTGTATTACGAGATGATCGAATCCGGCGTTATCGAGAAGACAACGATGGTATTCGGTCAGATGAATGAACCGCCAGGAGCAAGAATGCGTGTTGGTCTGACAGGTCTTACGATGGCAGAGTATTTCCGTGATCAGGTTGGAAAGGATGTATTGTTGTTCATCGACAATATCTTCCGTTTTACACAGGCTGGTTCGGAGGTATCCGCACTGCTTGGACGTGTGCCTTCTGCCGTTGGTTACCAGCCAACCCTGCAGACAGAGATGGGCGCATTGCAGGAGCGTATCACTTCGACAAAGAATGGTTCTATCACATCGGTACAGGCGGTCTATGTGCCGGCCGATGATCTGACAGACCCTGCACCTGCAACTACATTCGCACACTTGGATGCGACAACGGTACTTTCCCGTTCCATTGTAGAGCTTGGTATCTACCCAGCGGTAGATCCTCTGGAGTCTACTTCCAGAATCCTCGATCCGAGAGTGGTTGGCGAGGAGCATTACAAGGTGGCACGTGGTGTACAGGAGATTCTGCAGAAGTACAAGGAATTGCAGGATATCATCGCAATCCTTGGTATGGATGAGCTTTCTGAAGAGGATAAGATCGTTGTTGCCAGAGCAAGAAAGGTACAGAAGTTCCTGTCGCAGCCATTCCATGTAGCAGAGCAGTTTACAGGACTTCCTGGTAAATACGTTCCACTGTCTGATACGATTCAGAGCTTCAAGGAGATTCTCGAAGGTAAGCATGATGACATTCCGGAGAGCTATTTCTTAAATGCCGGAAGTATCGACGATGTACTTGCGAAGTGCAAGAAGTAG
- a CDS encoding leucine-rich repeat protein, protein MKKIMAIIASMAVMMSFAACGDKNDTSIDTEDTAVSTAVDTAEGEETNNDDGVSVTDSTEITVDDVRKHAETPASDFEYVDHGDSVSIKAYNGSDPIVVIPEQIDGKDVISIIDGPFNNDSFIKGISLPATIKEIGDSTFGLNDSLQVVLASGVETVGRAAFQHNDSLKYVDLGDNLKEFDDAYFSDTLEVIHIPEGVENLDKVAFFGEDALTIVGKAGSFAETFAKEEGINFEEE, encoded by the coding sequence ATGAAGAAGATAATGGCGATAATAGCATCAATGGCGGTGATGATGAGCTTTGCTGCGTGCGGAGATAAAAATGATACAAGCATCGATACAGAGGACACAGCGGTGAGCACCGCTGTTGATACTGCAGAGGGGGAAGAGACTAACAACGATGATGGAGTATCCGTAACAGACAGCACAGAGATTACGGTGGATGATGTGAGAAAGCACGCAGAAACACCTGCATCAGACTTTGAATATGTAGATCACGGTGACAGCGTATCCATAAAGGCATATAACGGAAGTGATCCGATAGTTGTCATACCGGAGCAGATAGATGGAAAGGATGTTATATCTATAATTGATGGGCCTTTTAATAACGATAGTTTTATAAAAGGAATCTCACTGCCTGCTACGATAAAGGAAATTGGTGATTCTACATTTGGACTTAATGACTCGCTGCAGGTGGTTCTGGCATCGGGTGTTGAGACGGTGGGAAGGGCAGCGTTCCAGCACAATGACAGTTTAAAATATGTAGATCTGGGCGACAATCTCAAAGAATTTGATGATGCATATTTTTCGGATACATTAGAAGTGATTCATATTCCGGAAGGTGTAGAGAATCTTGATAAGGTAGCCTTCTTTGGCGAAGATGCCCTGACAATTGTTGGTAAAGCCGGTTCATTTGCAGAAACATTTGCAAAGGAAGAGGGAATAAATTTCGAGGAAGAATAA